Part of the Nicotiana tabacum cultivar K326 chromosome 20, ASM71507v2, whole genome shotgun sequence genome, CTAATGGGTGGGGAAATGATCAATTTATAGAGGTTTTTACTTAATCTGATACGTCCATCAAGTAACCTCAGATGGACGAGATTTGTCTttcattaaatattaattatgggctTTAATATATTGGATCATACACATAATAGAAAAAATCTAATATTCTCCCACTTGACCCAATAATCCCATAACATTAATATTTAATGATATAAACATTAGTTGCACATAAACAAATCTCTTCTATAATGTCCCTCATAAATACCATAATACGATAAACTACTAAATGTGAGTTATGGCGGTTATATATAATTTGCCTACATACTCCATTCCATATACTATAACATTAGCAACTCATCGTACCAGGTCCATAAGCTATAAAATATTATGGTCCATAATAATGTCTCATTGAGACTTATCCCGTTATATCTCAAAATAATAATGTGTACACCATTATGAGAAACagaaaatcatcaatgtatatcagaaacatataaatgagcttagaatgtcaaaacatCAACCATAAATACAGCCAAGACCTATTCTATGTACATATTCTTTAAATATCTTTGGCTGTAAACCTTTTGTTAGTGGATTTGTAATCATGAGAACAGTTCTAATATGCTCAAGTGATACTCTTTGTTTCTGAACTTCCTCCTTGACggtaaattattttaattccaTATATTTGGAATATTTGGAGTACTTATCGTTCTTGGAGAAGAATACTGTTGCCAAATTATCACAGTAAATTTTCAGTGTCTTGGTAATGGTGTCGACAACCCCAAGTCCTGAAGTAAAGTTTCGTAACCATAATGCATGAATTGTGGCTTCAAAACATGCCACAAATTCTGCTTCTATCGTGGATGTAGCAATGACAGACTGTTTGGCACTCTTCCACGATATTGCTCCTTCAGCTAATTGGAACAAATAACTAAAAGTAGATTTTCTAGTTTCAATACATCTAGCAAAATCTGAATTCGAGTATCCAACAACTTCCAAATGCTTGGATCTCCTATATATGAGCATGTAATCATTCATTCCTTTCAGGTACCTCAATACTTTCTTTGCAGCTTTCCAGTGATCAATTCCTGGGTTACTCTAATATCTTCCTAGCATTCCGACCGTAAAACTAATATAAGGTCTTGTGCAAGTCTGAGCATACATCAGACTACCAATAATTGAAGAGTAAGGAATTGATTCTATTTCTTTTCATTCTACATAATTCTTAGGGCATTGCCTGAGACTAAATTTGTCCCCTTTTTGAATTGGAACAATTCTTGCTGAACAATTATTCATGTTAAATCTCTCTAAAACTCTTTCGATATAGCCTTTCTGCGACAATCCCAATAATCCTTGTGATCTATCACGAAATATTTCTATTCCTATCATATAGGATACATCATCCATATCTTACATTTCAAAATTCTTAGAGAGAAAATCTTTAGTCTCACGCAATATGCCTAAATCATTAGCAGGAagtagaatatcatcaacatataggactaaaaatataaacttgCTCCCACTGATCTTTTGGTATATACACCGATCAACAGtatttttcacaaatccaaaaaatattatgGTATCATTAAACTTTATATACCATTGTCGCGAGGCTTGTTTGAGTTCATATATTGACTTCTTTAATTTACACACCATTTgacttttttctttagtttcgAAACCCTCTGGTTGGTCCATGTAAACTTCCTCCTCGAGGTCTCCATTAAGAAATGCAGCTTTCACATTCATTTGGTGTAACTCTAAATCATATTGAGCCACCAAGGCCATAATAATCCTTAacgagtctttctttgagactGGTGAAAATGTCTCTTTATAATCAATGCCCCATTTCTGAGTATAACCTTTGGCAACAAGTCTGGCTTTATATCGTTCTATATTGCCATTTGAATTGCGTTTGGTCATAAAGACCCATCTACACCAGATTCTTTTAGAACTTTTTGGCAATTCAACGAGATCCCAGACTTTATTGTATTCCATGGATTTTAACTCTTCCTTCATGGCATCAATCCATTTGTCAGACTCATTACTTTCTATGTCTTGCAAAAATGAAACCGGATTTTTATTAAGACCAATGTCAAAATCTGACTCTTGCAAATAAACCACGTAATCATCTGAAATAGCTGATTTTCTAACTCTTTGGGATTTTCTTAATGGAATTTTTTGTGGTTCATTTGTGTCAGATATTTGTGAGTTAGTTTTTTCATGAAGTGTTTCATCCAAATATTGTTCAGTGTTGTCAAAATGTTCTTCAATAACTGGAACAATATTTGATATTTGTGTGGAAGTAGGCACATTCA contains:
- the LOC142174486 gene encoding secreted RxLR effector protein 161-like encodes the protein MNDYMLIYRRSKHLEVVGYSNSDFARCIETRKSTFSYLFQLAEGAISWKSAKQSVIATSTIEAEFVACFEATIHALWLRNFTSGLGVVDTITKTLKIYCDNLATVFFSKNDKYSKYSKYMELK